A DNA window from Pyrus communis chromosome 3, drPyrComm1.1, whole genome shotgun sequence contains the following coding sequences:
- the LOC137728102 gene encoding auxin-responsive protein SAUR21-like: MGFRLPAIIPAKKLFRRSFSNSSQGASYNLADVPKGYFAVYVGESEKHRFVVPISFLCQPAFQHLLSEAEEEFGFDHPMGGLTIPCRQDAFLDLLSRLSAV; encoded by the coding sequence ATGGGGTTCCGGCTGCCTGCTATAATTCCTGCTAAGAAACTTTTTCGACGGTCTTTTTCAAATTCAAGTCAAGGAGCTTCATATAATTTAGCAGATGTCCCTAAAGGTTATTTTGCAGTTTATGTtggtgagagtgagaagcaccGATTTGTGGTTCCCATATCATTCCTCTGCCAGCCTGCATTTCAACACTTGCTAAGTGAAGCTGAAGAAGAATTTGGATTTGATCATCCAATGGGCGGTCTAACAATTCCCTGCAGACAAGATGCTTTCCTTGATCTATTATCTCGCTTGAGTGCAGTATGA
- the LOC137729662 gene encoding auxin-induced protein 15A-like — protein MGFRLPGILHAKKSQVSSKSLDVPKGYLAIHVGESQKKRFIIPVSYLNQPSFQDLLSLSEDEFGYDHPMGGITIPCSEDTFLGLTSALVYK, from the coding sequence ATGGGTTTCCGATTGCCTGGTATTTTACATGCCAAGAAAAGTCAAGTTTCTTCAAAGTCATTGGATGTTCCAAAAGGCTATCTTGCCATCCACGTTGGGGAGAGCCAGAAGAAGCGGTTTATTATTCCGGTGTCCTACTTGAACCAACCTTCATTCCAAGATCTGTTAAGCCTATCTGAAGATGAATTTGGATATGATCATCCAATGGGTGGTATCACAATCCCCTGCAGTGAAGACACCTTCCTTGGTCTCACCTCAGCTTTGGTGTATAAGTAG
- the LOC137729793 gene encoding auxin-responsive protein SAUR21-like gives MGFRLPAVIPAKKLFQRSFSNSSQGASYNLADVPKGYFSVYVGESEKHRFVVPISFLCQPAFQHLLSKAEEEFGFDHPMGGLTIPCRQDAFLDLVSRLSAV, from the coding sequence ATGGGGTTCCGTCTGCCTGCTGTAATTCCTGCTAAGAAACTTTTTCAACGGTCTTTTTCAAATTCAAGTCAAGGAGCTTCATATAATTTAGCGGATGTCCCTAAAGGTTATTTTTCAGTTTATGTtggtgagagtgagaagcaccGATTTGTGGTTCCCATATCTTTCCTCTGCCAGCCTGCATTTCAACACTTGCTAAGTAAAGCTGAAGAAGAATTTGGATTTGATCATCCAATGGGCGGTCTAACAATTCCCTGCAGACAAGATGCTTTCCTTGATCTTGTATCTCGCTTAAGTGCAGTTTGA
- the LOC137729397 gene encoding auxin-induced protein 15A-like, whose product MGFRLPGILHAKKNQVSSKSLDVPKGYLAIYVGETQKKRFIIPVSYLNQPSFQDLLSLAEDEFGYDHPMGGITIPCSEDTFLGLTSTLVYK is encoded by the coding sequence atggGTTTCCGATTGCCTGGTATTTTACATGCCAAGAAAAATCAAGTTTCTTCAAAGTCATTGGATGTTCCAAAAGGCTATCTTGCCATCTACGTTGGGGAGACCCAGAAGAAGCGGTTTATTATTCCGGTGTCCTACTTGAACCAACCTTCGTTCCAAGATTTGTTAAGCCTAGCTGAAGATGAATTTGGATATGATCATCCAATGGGTGGTATCACAATCCCCTGCAGTGAAGATACCTTCCTTGGTCTCACCTCAACTTTGGTGTATAAGTAG